The following proteins are co-located in the Deltaproteobacteria bacterium genome:
- a CDS encoding cytochrome C, which produces MNRTTLKLTLIFMVLFSGGLYACATMDSILREHPIQFTQPPMCSECHEDFRASFSHTSDWDMRHKYYAVQQKRICDLCHKESFCEDCHANKEEIKPSDKFKDKPNRFLPHRGDYLTQHRIDGRINPAPCLKCHGRNNNERCKACHK; this is translated from the coding sequence ATGAACCGGACGACCCTGAAATTGACGCTCATTTTTATGGTCCTCTTTTCGGGAGGACTTTATGCCTGTGCAACCATGGACAGTATCCTCAGGGAGCACCCGATACAGTTTACGCAACCGCCGATGTGCAGCGAATGTCATGAGGATTTTCGGGCTTCTTTCAGTCACACCTCCGATTGGGACATGCGGCATAAATACTACGCCGTGCAGCAGAAGCGGATCTGCGACCTTTGTCACAAGGAATCCTTCTGCGAGGATTGCCATGCCAACAAGGAAGAAATCAAACCGAGCGACAAGTTCAAGGATAAACCGAATCGTTTCCTCCCTCATCGGGGGGATTACCTGACACAGCACCGGATCGACGGCCGGATTAACCCGGCGCCCTGTCTCAAATGTCATGGCCGCAACAACAACGAGAGGTGTAAGGCATGCCACAAATGA
- a CDS encoding 4Fe-4S dicluster domain-containing protein, translating into MPKWGMVIDLDKCTACQACVVACQAENNIPNANPETAAKGRNIHWMEMIPFIEGEFPHTKMRLLPLPCMHCENAPCTKVCPVGATQISSEGIVGQIYPRCIGCRYCTTACPYTVKSFNWFNPTWPKGMERYLNPDVSVRYDGVVEKCTFCSHRLQKARDQARFEGRELGPDDYIPACVQTCPAEAMYFGDLDNPKSVVSILARSKRSFRLMEDLGTRPKVIYLSEGV; encoded by the coding sequence ATGCCGAAATGGGGCATGGTCATTGACCTGGACAAATGTACGGCCTGTCAGGCCTGTGTCGTCGCCTGTCAGGCGGAGAATAATATCCCGAATGCAAACCCGGAAACCGCTGCCAAAGGACGCAACATCCACTGGATGGAGATGATCCCCTTTATCGAGGGAGAATTTCCCCACACCAAAATGCGGCTCCTCCCCCTCCCCTGCATGCACTGTGAGAACGCCCCCTGCACCAAGGTCTGCCCGGTCGGAGCCACCCAGATCAGTTCGGAAGGTATTGTAGGACAGATTTACCCCCGGTGCATCGGATGCCGCTACTGCACCACCGCCTGCCCTTATACCGTAAAATCTTTCAACTGGTTCAACCCGACCTGGCCGAAAGGGATGGAGCGGTATCTCAACCCCGATGTCTCGGTTCGTTACGATGGTGTTGTGGAGAAATGTACCTTCTGCTCCCATCGTCTGCAGAAGGCCCGGGATCAGGCCCGATTTGAGGGAAGAGAACTGGGGCCGGATGATTACATTCCCGCCTGTGTACAGACCTGCCCGGCCGAGGCGATGTATTTCGGTGATCTCGACAACCCCAAATCAGTCGTCTCCATTCTTGCAAGAAGTAAACGTTCTTTCCGCCTGATGGAAGACTTGGGGACCCGTCCAAAAGTCATCTATTTAAGCGAAGGAGTCTGA
- a CDS encoding CxxxxCH/CxxCH domain-containing protein, with the protein MKRLALLCLFLFMSACSSPNSGSVFSPEGADHPSNWVQVHGKHYEKDPDQCTKCHGDALTGGLAKVSCSTASRNGITCHPNDPPHLETLINSDGTVRSDNARLLCGKCHDLKDFFNQQRFKCQRCHSDPSDHSDPLNGVMKEAYPEPFPYGFGTAPVVESHSSENVGTEYGNWHIDCVTCHNPHSQEQDRAKGTHFGKLLREDITYTNNVTGETVGGEVQVNDLTDTPLTGESVPSGKSICEVCHTRTIHHRNDGSGPGDLDIDGKPIEHGADRPCTDCHTHDGGFKPEVKTGHPEGWVNVADKGGSHGPSYLADAQDCTKCHGADLLGGIAKVGCNTPDRNGISCHPYDPPHIAPLKNPDDTIRSDNAALLCGKCHDRNNFFNDQRYKCQRCHSDPDDTDPLNGVMKAAYPDAFPYGFGSAPVVKTHSSKVVGTKYGNWDMGTKNCVTCHDPHTQEQNRAFGTSYGKLLRRNISYDNTVTGQTLTGTVTLTASSGTDSFADGAPHDENICEICHTRTNHHRNDGQAPGDLDSNGNYVGHNDGANCMACHPHDKGMKPQCGTCHEVPPKTGTHLIHFGGSVDQAVYGSTKIAQDVISQSSVYLMNCGNCHPMDILKHMDGVANSGGGSAEIELYSPNAPAGSLKAKNPKTATYTPGTQVFVDDGGRIPLTYTKGTCSNVYCHSETVTTTTDAVPEPTVVDGNIIYPLIYDPTWQSLVVQTRRYRTPQWGVDQFGCNGCHGFPIINDASVDSAGAGDSHGWRDQNGDVSLHAWNMGFGPLQCRTCHYDTVRDEAPWTQDAQGETTFENVDIFNKAKHVNGTKDVVFTPDPVTLKTPQDLSTASFDPATKTCTNVACHQNQTSVTWGSPYRYTVSAECNVCHQAR; encoded by the coding sequence ATGAAGCGACTCGCTCTCCTCTGTTTGTTCCTTTTTATGTCCGCCTGTAGTAGCCCGAATTCGGGGAGCGTCTTCAGTCCCGAAGGTGCGGATCACCCTTCGAACTGGGTGCAGGTCCATGGAAAGCATTATGAAAAGGACCCGGATCAATGCACGAAATGTCACGGGGATGCACTGACGGGGGGGCTTGCCAAGGTGAGCTGCAGTACGGCGAGCCGCAACGGGATTACCTGCCATCCCAACGACCCGCCTCATCTTGAGACCCTGATCAATTCCGACGGTACGGTCCGTTCCGACAATGCGAGGCTCCTCTGCGGGAAGTGCCATGACCTGAAGGACTTCTTCAATCAGCAGCGGTTCAAGTGTCAGCGATGCCATTCCGATCCGTCTGATCACAGCGATCCCTTGAACGGGGTCATGAAGGAAGCCTATCCTGAACCGTTTCCTTACGGGTTCGGTACGGCCCCGGTCGTGGAGAGTCACTCTTCGGAGAATGTCGGGACGGAATATGGCAACTGGCACATCGACTGTGTGACCTGTCATAACCCCCATTCCCAGGAACAGGACCGGGCAAAGGGAACGCATTTCGGGAAACTCCTCCGCGAGGATATCACCTATACAAACAATGTGACCGGCGAAACCGTCGGCGGTGAGGTCCAGGTGAACGATCTGACCGATACACCGTTAACGGGGGAGTCGGTCCCGTCGGGGAAATCGATCTGCGAGGTTTGTCATACCCGGACGATTCATCATCGCAACGATGGGAGCGGGCCGGGTGACCTGGACATCGATGGTAAACCGATTGAACATGGCGCCGACCGGCCCTGTACCGATTGCCATACCCATGACGGAGGATTCAAACCCGAGGTCAAGACCGGACATCCGGAAGGATGGGTCAATGTTGCCGACAAGGGGGGGAGTCACGGCCCGAGCTATCTTGCCGACGCGCAGGATTGTACGAAGTGCCACGGAGCGGATCTTCTGGGCGGCATCGCCAAGGTCGGGTGCAATACCCCCGACCGGAACGGGATCTCCTGTCATCCGTACGATCCACCTCATATCGCCCCGTTGAAGAATCCCGACGACACGATCCGTTCCGATAATGCGGCACTCCTCTGCGGGAAGTGCCACGACCGGAACAATTTCTTCAATGACCAGCGTTACAAGTGTCAGCGGTGCCATTCCGACCCGGACGACACCGACCCGTTGAATGGCGTTATGAAGGCGGCCTATCCCGACGCTTTCCCCTACGGTTTTGGCTCTGCTCCGGTTGTCAAGACCCATTCCTCGAAGGTCGTGGGGACGAAGTATGGTAATTGGGACATGGGCACAAAGAATTGTGTGACCTGTCACGATCCCCATACCCAGGAGCAGAACCGGGCTTTCGGCACCTCCTACGGGAAACTGCTCCGGCGGAACATTTCCTATGACAATACCGTGACGGGCCAAACCCTCACGGGAACGGTCACGCTCACTGCTTCATCGGGGACCGACTCCTTCGCCGACGGGGCGCCCCATGATGAGAACATCTGCGAGATCTGTCATACCCGGACCAATCATCACCGCAATGACGGACAGGCGCCGGGTGACCTCGATTCTAACGGGAACTATGTCGGGCATAACGACGGGGCGAACTGTATGGCCTGTCATCCCCATGACAAGGGAATGAAGCCTCAGTGCGGCACCTGCCACGAGGTTCCGCCGAAGACGGGGACCCACCTGATTCATTTCGGGGGGAGCGTGGACCAGGCGGTTTACGGAAGCACGAAGATCGCACAGGATGTGATCTCCCAGTCATCGGTCTACCTGATGAACTGCGGGAACTGCCACCCCATGGATATCCTGAAACATATGGACGGTGTCGCAAACAGTGGCGGAGGTTCGGCGGAGATTGAACTTTATAGCCCGAATGCACCGGCGGGCTCTCTCAAGGCGAAGAACCCGAAGACTGCGACCTACACGCCGGGGACTCAGGTCTTTGTCGATGATGGAGGCCGGATCCCCCTGACCTACACGAAAGGGACCTGCAGCAATGTCTATTGTCACAGCGAAACCGTGACGACGACGACGGACGCCGTGCCGGAACCGACCGTTGTTGACGGGAATATCATCTATCCATTGATCTACGATCCGACCTGGCAGAGTCTCGTTGTTCAGACCCGCCGTTACCGCACCCCGCAATGGGGGGTGGATCAGTTCGGCTGCAACGGCTGTCACGGTTTCCCGATCATCAATGATGCGTCCGTCGATTCCGCCGGTGCCGGTGACAGTCACGGATGGCGTGATCAAAACGGTGACGTCAGCCTTCATGCCTGGAATATGGGATTCGGCCCACTTCAGTGTCGGACCTGTCATTACGATACGGTACGGGATGAGGCTCCATGGACCCAGGATGCACAGGGGGAGACGACCTTCGAGAATGTCGATATATTCAACAAGGCCAAGCATGTCAACGGCACAAAAGACGTGGTGTTTACGCCGGATCCGGTGACCCTGAAGACCCCCCAGGATCTAAGTACCGCTTCCTTCGATCCTGCTACGAAAACCTGCACCAACGTTGCCTGCCATCAGAACCAGACATCGGTCACCTGGGGGTCTCCTTACCGCTATACGGTCAGTGCGGAATGCAACGTCTGTCATCAAGCGAGGTGA
- a CDS encoding c-type cytochrome, whose protein sequence is MSFLLLFLFCGEFFFIPTVVNAVERDVSFVFPDDAGRGWKLFLSKNCIHCHAIWGQGDGTIGPDLGRIHISLLSEGQLATNIVNHLPTMWEKMQEESIRYEKINKKEMGNLFSFLYFIRYVDEPGDPVQGKALLTARNCTTCHSILGKGGSIGPDLTRWGVYINPIVWAQKMWVHAPRMEEEMRKKNLPWPILNAKDMVNLVAYIQSISGKIQEEYHLEPGAPVEGRKLFKTKACIECHAIEGKGKHVGPDFGKIKFPRTLAGMAALMWNHSPEMMKMMKIRRIPRKDIRPQEMADIIAYLFAVRYFDPPGNPSRGEKVFEEKNCVICHTVGAGGRAGTIGPNLARLPKISVISLTQSIWNHGPQMMKKMRDYGFSWPVLHGTDINDIVAYLQSVHVR, encoded by the coding sequence TTGTCCTTTCTCCTTCTGTTTCTCTTCTGTGGAGAATTCTTTTTCATCCCCACAGTCGTAAACGCCGTTGAACGGGATGTCTCCTTCGTCTTCCCTGATGATGCCGGCCGCGGCTGGAAACTGTTCCTTTCCAAAAACTGTATTCACTGCCATGCCATCTGGGGACAGGGAGACGGGACCATCGGTCCCGACTTGGGACGGATCCATATCAGCCTCCTCTCGGAGGGGCAGCTCGCCACGAATATCGTGAACCACCTTCCCACCATGTGGGAAAAGATGCAGGAAGAAAGTATCCGTTACGAAAAGATCAATAAAAAGGAAATGGGGAATCTTTTCTCTTTCCTCTACTTTATCCGCTATGTTGATGAACCGGGCGACCCGGTACAGGGAAAAGCGCTGCTCACGGCCAGGAATTGCACTACCTGCCACTCCATCCTCGGGAAAGGCGGATCGATCGGACCGGACCTGACGCGATGGGGAGTCTATATCAACCCGATCGTCTGGGCACAGAAAATGTGGGTTCACGCCCCCCGAATGGAAGAAGAGATGCGAAAGAAGAATCTGCCCTGGCCGATTCTGAATGCCAAAGACATGGTCAACCTTGTCGCCTATATCCAAAGCATCAGCGGCAAGATCCAGGAAGAATATCACCTGGAGCCGGGCGCCCCCGTGGAAGGAAGAAAATTATTCAAGACAAAGGCCTGCATCGAGTGCCACGCCATCGAGGGGAAAGGAAAACATGTGGGACCCGATTTCGGGAAGATCAAATTTCCCCGGACCCTGGCCGGCATGGCGGCCCTCATGTGGAACCATTCTCCGGAGATGATGAAAATGATGAAGATCCGCCGGATCCCCCGGAAGGATATCCGTCCCCAGGAAATGGCCGACATCATTGCCTATCTTTTTGCCGTCCGATATTTTGACCCCCCGGGGAATCCTTCCCGCGGCGAAAAGGTCTTTGAAGAAAAAAACTGCGTCATCTGCCATACCGTCGGCGCCGGTGGACGGGCCGGAACGATCGGTCCCAATTTGGCCCGGTTACCGAAGATCTCGGTGATCAGTCTGACACAGTCCATTTGGAATCACGGTCCGCAGATGATGAAGAAGATGCGGGATTACGGATTTTCCTGGCCGGTACTCCACGGTACGGACATCAACGACATCGTTGCTTATCTGCAGTCGGTACACGTAAGATAG
- the nrfD gene encoding polysulfide reductase NrfD — protein MDLAKVLEQDEEILLKPIQESHRNFYITVVLLSAVVAWSLVAYFHQLRNGLGVTGLNRPVYWGFYITNFVFFIGISHAGTLISAILRIARAEWRRAITRSAEVITVMVIFFGVASILMDLGRPDRVLYIIKFGRFQSPLLWDVTSITIYLTGSTVYLYLPLIPDIALMRDKVKKRKWFYSVLALGWRGTPKQWHRLEKAIAVMAILVIPVAVSVHTVVSYVFGMTVQPMWHSAIFGPYFVVGAIYSGIAALIVAMALIRWVYHLENYLKDIHFQNLGILLFVMTLLWTYFTFCEYLTTFYGAEPAHMQVFWSKFTGEYRHEFWGMVVCCFVIPVIFLSNRKMRTMTGMVFASLAITVGMWLERFIIVVPTLANPRLPYERGIYHPSWVELSLLAGCFAAFILCYVLFTKFFPIVSVWEIQEGRKHAVSEVAARVRTYLPGNPTPDKTDAGTPAIPKVEPLIGDS, from the coding sequence ATGGATCTGGCAAAGGTCTTGGAACAGGATGAAGAGATCCTCCTGAAACCGATTCAGGAATCCCACAGGAACTTTTACATTACGGTTGTGCTCCTCTCCGCCGTCGTGGCCTGGTCCTTGGTCGCCTATTTCCACCAGTTGCGCAACGGCCTGGGCGTCACGGGGTTGAACCGGCCTGTCTACTGGGGGTTCTATATCACGAACTTTGTTTTCTTTATCGGGATCAGCCATGCAGGGACCCTGATCTCCGCCATTCTCCGGATTGCACGGGCGGAGTGGCGCCGTGCGATCACACGTTCCGCCGAGGTAATTACCGTCATGGTCATCTTCTTCGGCGTCGCCAGCATTCTGATGGACCTGGGTCGCCCCGACCGGGTCCTCTACATCATCAAGTTCGGACGTTTTCAATCCCCTCTTCTCTGGGACGTCACCAGTATCACGATCTATCTGACCGGCAGCACCGTTTATCTCTATCTTCCCCTGATCCCCGACATCGCCCTGATGCGGGACAAAGTGAAAAAACGGAAATGGTTTTACTCCGTCCTTGCCCTCGGCTGGAGGGGGACACCCAAGCAGTGGCACCGCCTGGAGAAGGCCATTGCCGTTATGGCTATTCTCGTCATTCCCGTTGCCGTCTCCGTCCATACCGTGGTCTCCTACGTCTTTGGGATGACCGTCCAGCCGATGTGGCATTCCGCGATCTTCGGCCCTTACTTCGTCGTCGGTGCAATCTATTCCGGCATTGCCGCTCTGATTGTCGCCATGGCCTTAATCCGATGGGTCTATCACCTGGAGAACTATCTCAAAGATATTCACTTCCAGAATCTGGGAATTCTCCTTTTCGTCATGACCCTGCTCTGGACTTATTTCACCTTCTGCGAGTATCTGACAACCTTCTATGGAGCCGAACCTGCACACATGCAGGTCTTCTGGTCGAAGTTCACCGGGGAATACCGGCATGAGTTCTGGGGAATGGTTGTTTGCTGTTTCGTGATCCCCGTCATCTTCCTGAGCAACCGGAAGATGCGGACCATGACGGGAATGGTCTTCGCCTCCCTCGCGATTACCGTCGGAATGTGGCTGGAACGGTTCATTATCGTCGTGCCGACCCTGGCCAACCCCCGACTCCCCTACGAACGGGGAATCTACCACCCCAGTTGGGTCGAACTCTCTCTGCTCGCCGGCTGTTTTGCGGCCTTTATTCTCTGCTATGTACTCTTTACCAAGTTCTTTCCCATCGTCTCCGTCTGGGAAATTCAGGAAGGACGCAAGCATGCCGTATCGGAAGTGGCGGCCCGTGTCAGGACCTATCTTCCGGGCAACCCGACCCCGGACAAAACGGATGCCGGCACCCCCGCCATCCCCAAGGTGGAACCCTTGATCGGGGATTCATGA